Proteins found in one Paenibacillus dendritiformis genomic segment:
- a CDS encoding iron-sulfur cluster biosynthesis family protein yields the protein MSVSIEVTPGAEEALRRKLDGPSGEAGYIKLIYDTDGCGCAVNGVPALWLVRERGSCDEELPNNASLPMLIDRHQTVFYEERMKLDSGAIAGSFVLSSPQQIYSTHVICSDRRTASEAFLEEE from the coding sequence ATGTCAGTCAGCATCGAAGTGACGCCGGGAGCAGAGGAGGCGTTGAGACGGAAGCTGGACGGGCCGTCCGGCGAAGCAGGCTATATCAAGCTCATCTATGATACGGACGGATGCGGGTGCGCGGTGAACGGGGTTCCCGCTCTGTGGCTGGTGAGGGAACGGGGCTCCTGCGATGAGGAACTGCCGAATAACGCAAGCCTGCCCATGCTGATCGACCGCCATCAGACTGTATTTTATGAAGAGCGCATGAAGCTCGATTCCGGAGCGATTGCCGGATCCTTCGTGCTCAGCAGTCCGCAGCAGATCTATTCGACGCATGTCATCTGCTCGGATCGCCGCACGGCTTCCGAGGCATTTTTAGAGGAGGAATAA